In Pseudomonas glycinae, the DNA window CCCGTCGTCAGCGCTTTTTCCACCAATTCGCAGCCTTCGGCAATCAGCTCGGCATTCCACAATCCGCGATCCTGATCATCCAGCAGAATCAATTCCCCATCCGGCGAAGAGCGCGCCGAGCGCCGCGATTCATGCAGCAGCATCAACGCCAGCAACCCCATGACCTCTGGATCCGGCAACAACTCCAGCAACAACCGCCCGAGACGAATCGCCTCACGAGTCAAATCCTCGCGGGTCACTTGGGCGCCGCCGGATGCCGAGTAGCCTTCGTTGAACACCAGATAAATCACCCGCAACACGCTGTCGAGGCGCTCGGGCAATTCGCTGAGGGCTGGAACTTGATAAGGGATTTTCGCATCGCGAATCTTGGCCTTGGCGCGCACGATGCGCTGGGCAATCGCCGCCGGGGCCGAGAGGAATGCCCGGGCGATTTCCTCGGTGGTGAGGTCGCAGACTTCACGCAGGGTCAGCGGCACTTGCGCATCCGCCGCCAGCGCCGGGTGGCAGCAGGTGAAGATCAGGCGCAGGCGATCGTCTTCCACGTCTTCGGCGTCCCATTCGGACTGTTCCAGTTCTTCCAGTTGCGCCAGCAATAACGGCTGCGAGGCCTTGAACCGTGCGCGACGGCGCAACACGTCGATCGCCTTGAAGCGCCCGGTGGACACCAGCCAGGTCCGCGGATTGTCCGGCACGCCGTCGCGCTGCCAGCGTTCGACCGCGACGAAGAACGCCTCGTGCAAGGCTTCTTCGGCGAGGTCGAAATCGCCGAGCAGGCGGATCAGTGTCGCGAGGATCCGCCGCGAGTCGTCGCGATAGACCTGCTCGACCCGCGCCCTGACTTCAGACATTCAACTGGCGCACGGGACGCACTTCGACGCTGCCGACGCGGGCCGCCGGAATGTTGCCGGCGACCTGAATCGCTTCGTTGAGATCCCGCGCGTCGATCAGGTAGAAACCGGCCAACTGCTCCTTGGTCTCGGCGAACGGGCCGTCGGTGATCGACAGTTTGCCGTTGCGCATCCGTACCGTGGTGGCGGTCTGCACCGACTCCAGCGCTTCGGCGGCGACCATCCGGCCGCTGCCCTGGATCGACTCGGCGTAGGCCCAGCACTCGGCATCTTCCGGGCTGTCGGGCGACGAATGCAGCAGGCGCTCATCGCTGTAGACCAGGCATAAATACTTCATGGCGTTCTCCTGAATCGGACGGTTCAACTATGGCTGAAGATCAGGGTTTCACATCGAACAGGGTCGCGCCGCTCATCGGGTCGAACGGTGCCGACCAGTGTTCGTGGGCGATCTTCCACGCTCCGCCGACCTGCCGGTAGCAGGCGGTGACGCGCATCCAGCAACTCTGGGTTTCACCCTTTTCATTGGTCCCGCCGCAGTTGGCGACCCAGTGGGCGAAGGCGATGTTGTCGGCGGTCTCGATGGCGATTTCGTGGAACTCGAAAATGTGCGGGCCGGGGCACATTTCCATGCAATCCACCCAGTGCGCGCGGTAGGCCGGTTTGCCCTTGAATTGCAGGGCCTTGATCGCATCGAACGAGAGGATGTCGTCGGCGTACAGCGCCATGACTTTCTCGACGTCCTTGGTCATGACGGCTTCGCGGTAGGTGTTGATCAGGCTCTGGATATCGCTTTGTGCGCTCATGGTGTTCTCCGTGGTTTTTGTTGTGAAGACACCCTTGGTCGTTCGGCGATTTGCCGGATCGACAGTTGAAACAAAAAAATTCCGGAGAAGACAAAATCGCTAGAATCCGAGGCTCATCTTTGTAGGAAAAAGGAAATTCCCGTGTCAGCCAAACTCGTACCGTACGAGAGCCTTAACGCCTTGCAGCGTCAGCAAGTCGAAGCGATTGAAATCCACGCCGAGCAGATCAAGTTCTCCGGCGATATCCACGGCGCCCTGCATACGCTGCTGTCGAAACCCGGCCCCGGCGTGAAAGGTTTTGCGCTGCTGGCCGAAGACATGCCGGTGGCCTTTCTGCTGCTCAAGCGCCCGCCGGTGTTGCCGGAATGGGCCGATGAACACAGCGCCACCCTGCATGCATTGCAGGTCGATCACCGCGCACAAGGCAAGGGCTATGGCAAGGCCTGCCTGCTGGCGTTACCGGAAGTTGCGCGCCAGGCCTGGCCTGAAATCAAAGGACTGGAACTGTCGGTGGACGCCGACAACGACGCCGCGATTGCGCTGTACGCCAAGTACGGCTTCGTCGACAGCGGCGAAGCGTACAAGGGCCGTATCGGTTACGAGCGGCGGATGGGGCTGTTCTTCTAATTGTCGGGGGAGCAACGATGATCGATTCAATCGAAGCACTGGAAGCCATCTACGGTTTGCCCCACGAACGGGCGGTGCGCAAACAGATCGGTTTTCTCAACGAGGACTATCAGGCGATGGTCCGGGTCTCGCCGCTGGTGATTGTCAGCTCGGTGGGTGCCGATGGCATCGACGGTTCTCCGCGCGGCGACGCGCCGGGGTTTGTGCGGATCATCGACGAGCGCACTCTGGCTCTGCCGGATCGCCCCGGCAACAACCGCATCGATACCTTGCGCAACGTATTGCACGATCCGCGAGTGTCGCTGCTGTTCATCATTCCGGGGATCGGCGAGACGTTGCGGGTCAACGGCACGGCGACCATCAGCGCTGATCCGCAATTGCTGGAAAGCTTCGCGGTGAACGGCAAACCGGCGCGCACGGTGTTGCTGGTGGCGGTGGAGGCGGCGTTCTTTCATTGCTCGAAAGCGTTTGTGCGTTCGGATGCGTGGAACCCTGAAACCCACTTGCCGCGCTCGGCGCTGCCGACGGCGGGTGCGTTTCACAAGCGGTTGAATGATGGGCAGTTTGATGCCGAGGCCTATGATCGCGAGGCCCCGGCCAGAGTACGTGACACCCTCTACTGACCCCGTCCACCGATCGTTCCCACGCTCTGCGTGGGAATGCAGACTTTGACGCTCTGCGTCATGACGGTGCCAGGCGTTGCATCAGTGGTGCGGCAGGAACGCGGAGCGTCCCGGGCTGCATTCCCACGCAGAGCGTGGGAACGATCAGGTCAGGGGTTCTTCTTCAGAGGGTCAGGATCATCTCGTGCCACGCCATCCCGCCGTGGTCGGACTCGGACGGTTTGATGTAGGCAAAACCGAATCCGGCGTACAGCGGGATGTGCCGCTCCTTGCACATCAGGTGAATCGTCGCCTTGCCCTGCTCGCGCATGCGTTCGATAAATTCGCCCAGCAGACGCTTGGCCAGGCCCAGCCCCTGATAATCCGGGTGCACCACCACCGACATGATCACCACGTTCGGCCCCGCCGGGTCGTGGCCGATCAGTTCCTTGAACGCTTCATCGGACATCTGCACGTCAAACGCTGCGCCGGAGTTGATGAAGCCGGCCACCTGCCCGTCCACCTCGGCGACGATGAAACCGTCCGGCCAAGTGGCGATGCGCGTGGCGATCTTCTCGCGGGTCGCGGCTTCGTCGCCCTCATAGGCGAGGGTTTCGATGGCGTAGCAGCGGTCCAGGTCGGCGGCGGTGACGTGGCGGATGAGGGTGTTCATGGCGGCTCGAAATCAGAGGAAACAAGGCCGCCAAGGATAAAGGAATAAGGTGTTCATATCGATCCGCACGGGGGGCGTAAAGCCTGCGTATAAGCGCTTTTCTTCGGATTCGGGACGGTCTATTTCTGAGACCTGACTCTTATTTCCCGAGGAGGGAACCGTTTATGAGCAGCGTGGAAATCGGTTTGTTGATGGTGTTGGGCATCAGCTTCTTCGGCTTCATTACCCTGGGCATCGACCTGTTGCGGGCACGACGGATCAAGGGCAAATAAAGCCTGATCGGCAGCGCGAAGCGGGTTCGCGCTGCCGGTCAGCAATCAGGTTTTCTTTTCCACCGGGACGCAGATTTCCAGCTTGCCGGTATTGTTTTTTGGATTGAAATCGGCGCTGTAGCGTTCCAGCTCCGGGGCGTTGAGCCCTTTGTATTCGGAATTCGGCAGCCAGGTGTTGTAGATGTAGTCAATGGTCTGCGGCAGTTGATCCAGCGAACCCTTGTGTTCGAACACCGCGTACTGGCGTGGCAGGATTTCGATCCAAGGATACTTTTCCTGTGGAAACTCATCGAGCTTGCTGATCTCGACCCCGGCCATGTAGTCAAAACCGCCGTTACCGTCGAAATTGCTGCAGACACCGTAAGTCACTTCACTCTTCTGCCCCGGAATATGCCCGATGTGCGGGATGAGTTTTTCCCACAGTGCAGAGATGTCCTGAACGGTCTCTTTGGTGAAGCGATCGCGAAATCCTGCAATCAGCAGGAAGTGTCCATGTTCGAAGCGAGGTTCAGCCACTTCGACGCGTTTTTGCTCATCCATGACTCGACTCCTTGAACGAAAAAAGTGGGTTCGGCTGGGAGTATAGAAGCCAAACCCGATTCGCACATTTACAGCGTATGCAGGGCCTCGGCGGCGCCCGAGCCGACGAACTCGTTATAACCGGATACGATCACGTAGACCGCGAAATAGCAGAAGATCGCTGCCGATGCCATGTAGGAATAGCGCAGCAGTTTGTCGCCCAGCAACTTGCCGCCATGGCTCGCGGCGAAGCACAAGCCTGCCGACCACAACAGCCCGGCGCACAGGAAACCGCCGAGAAACAGCGCCGAACTCAAAGGACCGCCGCCACCGGAGCGGGCGATCAACGTGCCGCCCACGGCCGCGAACCAGAGGATGGCGCTCGGCGACGACATGGCCAGAAAAATCCCACGAAAGAATTCCTTGCGATGGGAGTTCTGGCCCACTTCGGCGGTCGCCGCCAATTGCGCTTCGTGGTGGATCGCCGAATAGATCATCTTCGCCGCGAAGTAGATCAACAGCGCCGAACCGCCGATCCACAGCACCCAGCGCACGGTTTCGTATTGCAGCAGAACGGTCATTCCGGCCAGCGCCAGCACCGCGTAGATCAGGTCGCCGACGCAGGTGCCGAGCCCCAGTGCGAAGCCCTGAAAATAGCCGCGCTGCATCGCCAGGGTGATCATCGCGATGTTGGCCACGCCGATGTCCAGGCACAGCGAAAGGCTCAGCAAGAAGCCGCTGGTGAATTCCATTAACCGATTTCCTTGGGAAAAATTTGTTTACAAAGGCGCTGGACAGTCTGCCATCGCTGCCCTTATCGTCCGCCACAGGTCACCGCAGTGACCAGCGTCGCTCGGACGGTTCCGGGCGCTTACGTTATCCGAGGCAACAATGGCTGAACAAGGTTCGCCGCGCCGCTTTGCGCGCATTGATCGACTCCCCCCTTACGTTTTCAACATCACCGCCGAGCTGAAGATGGCCGCCCGACGTCGCGGCGAAGACATCATCGACTTGAGCATGGGCAACCCCGACGGCGCCACGCCGCCGCACATCGTTGAAAAACTGGTGCAGGTTGCACAGCGCGAAGACACCCACGGTTACTCCACGTCCAAGGGCATTCCGCGCCTGCGCCGGGCGATTTCCAACTGGTACAAGGAACGCTACGAGGTCGAGATCGACCCGGAAAGCGAAGCCATCGTCACCATCGGTTCCAAGGAAGGCCTGGCGCACCTGATGCTGGCGACCCTGGATCAGGGCGACACCGTGCTGGTGCCGAACCCGAGCTACCCGATTCACATCTACGGTGCCGTGATTGCCGGCGCCCAGGTGCGGTCGGTGCCGCTGGTGCCGGGCGTGGACTTCTTCGCCGAGCTGGAACGGGCGATTCGCGGCTCGATCCCGAAACCGAAGATGATGATCCTCGGCTTCCCGTCGAACCCGACCGCGCAGTGCGTGGAGCTGGACTTCTTCGAACGGGTGATCGCCCTCGCCAAACAGTACGACGTGCTGGTGGTGCACGACCTGGCCTACGCCGACATCGTCTACGACGGCTGGAAAGCCCCATCGATCATGCAGGTGCCGGGCGCCAAGGACATCGCGGTGGAGTTTTTCACCCTGTCCAAGAGCTACAACATGGCGGGCTGGCGGATCGGTTTCATGGTCGGCAACCCGGAACTGGTCAGCGCCCTGGCGCGGATCAAGAGCTACCACGACTACGGCACCTTTACCCCGCTGCAGGTGGCCGCGATTGCTGCGCTGGAAGGCGATCAGCAGTGCGTGCGCGACATCGC includes these proteins:
- a CDS encoding YciI family protein; amino-acid sequence: MKYLCLVYSDERLLHSSPDSPEDAECWAYAESIQGSGRMVAAEALESVQTATTVRMRNGKLSITDGPFAETKEQLAGFYLIDARDLNEAIQVAGNIPAARVGSVEVRPVRQLNV
- a CDS encoding GyrI-like domain-containing protein; the encoded protein is MDEQKRVEVAEPRFEHGHFLLIAGFRDRFTKETVQDISALWEKLIPHIGHIPGQKSEVTYGVCSNFDGNGGFDYMAGVEISKLDEFPQEKYPWIEILPRQYAVFEHKGSLDQLPQTIDYIYNTWLPNSEYKGLNAPELERYSADFNPKNNTGKLEICVPVEKKT
- a CDS encoding RNA polymerase sigma factor; translated protein: MSEVRARVEQVYRDDSRRILATLIRLLGDFDLAEEALHEAFFVAVERWQRDGVPDNPRTWLVSTGRFKAIDVLRRRARFKASQPLLLAQLEELEQSEWDAEDVEDDRLRLIFTCCHPALAADAQVPLTLREVCDLTTEEIARAFLSAPAAIAQRIVRAKAKIRDAKIPYQVPALSELPERLDSVLRVIYLVFNEGYSASGGAQVTREDLTREAIRLGRLLLELLPDPEVMGLLALMLLHESRRSARSSPDGELILLDDQDRGLWNAELIAEGCELVEKALTTGRFGPYCLQAAIAAVHAEAPTAGETDWAQIVGLYDVLLRAVPSPVIELNRAVAVAKRDGALAGLTLIEGILGRGDLQDYHLAHSARAEFCRQLGRVEEARAAYLRALELTRQEPERRFIEGRLKALD
- a CDS encoding GNAT family N-acetyltransferase; the encoded protein is MSAKLVPYESLNALQRQQVEAIEIHAEQIKFSGDIHGALHTLLSKPGPGVKGFALLAEDMPVAFLLLKRPPVLPEWADEHSATLHALQVDHRAQGKGYGKACLLALPEVARQAWPEIKGLELSVDADNDAAIALYAKYGFVDSGEAYKGRIGYERRMGLFF
- a CDS encoding GNAT family N-acetyltransferase; translated protein: MNTLIRHVTAADLDRCYAIETLAYEGDEAATREKIATRIATWPDGFIVAEVDGQVAGFINSGAAFDVQMSDEAFKELIGHDPAGPNVVIMSVVVHPDYQGLGLAKRLLGEFIERMREQGKATIHLMCKERHIPLYAGFGFAYIKPSESDHGGMAWHEMILTL
- a CDS encoding pyridoxamine 5'-phosphate oxidase family protein, whose protein sequence is MIDSIEALEAIYGLPHERAVRKQIGFLNEDYQAMVRVSPLVIVSSVGADGIDGSPRGDAPGFVRIIDERTLALPDRPGNNRIDTLRNVLHDPRVSLLFIIPGIGETLRVNGTATISADPQLLESFAVNGKPARTVLLVAVEAAFFHCSKAFVRSDAWNPETHLPRSALPTAGAFHKRLNDGQFDAEAYDREAPARVRDTLY
- a CDS encoding YybH family protein, producing MSAQSDIQSLINTYREAVMTKDVEKVMALYADDILSFDAIKALQFKGKPAYRAHWVDCMEMCPGPHIFEFHEIAIETADNIAFAHWVANCGGTNEKGETQSCWMRVTACYRQVGGAWKIAHEHWSAPFDPMSGATLFDVKP
- a CDS encoding LysE family translocator — protein: MEFTSGFLLSLSLCLDIGVANIAMITLAMQRGYFQGFALGLGTCVGDLIYAVLALAGMTVLLQYETVRWVLWIGGSALLIYFAAKMIYSAIHHEAQLAATAEVGQNSHRKEFFRGIFLAMSSPSAILWFAAVGGTLIARSGGGGPLSSALFLGGFLCAGLLWSAGLCFAASHGGKLLGDKLLRYSYMASAAIFCYFAVYVIVSGYNEFVGSGAAEALHTL
- the alaC gene encoding alanine transaminase, yielding MAEQGSPRRFARIDRLPPYVFNITAELKMAARRRGEDIIDLSMGNPDGATPPHIVEKLVQVAQREDTHGYSTSKGIPRLRRAISNWYKERYEVEIDPESEAIVTIGSKEGLAHLMLATLDQGDTVLVPNPSYPIHIYGAVIAGAQVRSVPLVPGVDFFAELERAIRGSIPKPKMMILGFPSNPTAQCVELDFFERVIALAKQYDVLVVHDLAYADIVYDGWKAPSIMQVPGAKDIAVEFFTLSKSYNMAGWRIGFMVGNPELVSALARIKSYHDYGTFTPLQVAAIAALEGDQQCVRDIAEQYCQRRNVLVKGLHELGWMVENPKASMYVWAKIPEAYAHLGSLEFAKKLLAEAKVCVSPGVGFGEYGDDHVRFALIENQDRIRQAVRGIRGMFRADGLGTK